The DNA region TCATTAGAAGAGGCCATTAAACTATCTTCTGGTAAACTTATCTGCTGGGAATTTTTACACACATCATCAGGTCCATGCTCTTCAGAAAAGTGAaccatatgaatttcatttttctcagtTTTCATAGCTTTCATAGATGCATCAGTCTCATCTGATCTTTGATGACTTTCAACTGTGAGCTGGGCTGGAGAAACTTCGGTACACTGTTCAGCATGCACTTCTTTAGGCGTAGGCTCACTGTTGACCAGCTCCATCTTCATGCTATTATCTAGAACATCCATATCTGGAGAGAGGATGTCACTTTTTTCACTCAATTGGTTTGCattgaaatgaaatttattttcctCAGTAACATTGTTCTTTAAGTCATCTCCCTTATATTTCAATGACTCGGATGATTGTAGGAAAGGATTTTGGTATACCACTCCTTCAAGATCTTTAAAGTCTCCATACTCACTTTGAGGATGTGCTTCATCTGATATATCATCACACGTAGGAAGAAGATCAACATTAACatttccttctcccttttctGGCAAAATTTTGTCATCACTGGAAGTAGCAAACTGTACCACATATGCAGAGTCTCCCTGTGCGTCATTTGTGATTACAACCGAGTTTAACTCAAGAGGGAGGTTATCTGGGGGCAACAAAGAAAGGAACTCAGCACCATTATTTTCCTTCAGATGAACAGCTCCATCACCCACTTCATGATCCAAGGAAACTATATCACAAACGGCTATTTTAGACACTTCTTCACTCATTTCACCTACAACTTTATCAGATGATTCCACAATTTCAACCACATCTCTGTAGGAATTAATCTCAGCGCCATTATTTTCCTTCAGATGAACAGCTCCATCACCCACTTGATGATCCAAGGAAATTGCATCACTAACAGCTATTTTAGACACTCCTTCACATGTTTCACCTACAACATTATCAGATGATTCCACAATTTCAATCACATCTCCAGCAGAATTAATCTCATCCTTTTCTTTCAAATTAGTTTCCTTTGCAACAGATATCAAAATGCAATCTGTCACATTCTCAACAGCATGGATTTTCTTTTCTGGCAATATATCAAGCATGGCTTCAGCTTTGCCAGGAAGTGAGTCACttaacaaaccaaaaaaaacatcACTATCCACATTAGTTGATACTTCGGTTCTCAAGTCTGCAATGGAACTTGACAATGGATCCACAGTAGGGCCCGACAATTGACCTTGCAACTCCACCATGTTTCCCAATTCAACActttcattttgaaaaatattaggaTTTTGAATTTGGCTGTCATCAGTTGACTTGTCAATTAACTGACTTGCATCTGCAGCTGAGAAACAGATAATCAGACATGAAAGAACCGCCGAGAAGAAACAAAGCACACAGTAAAAGGGATATAATGTCAGAAAAAATGCCTATTcaataatttttggaaaataaatatgTAGTTGTGTCATCATCTGGGCACAGCAATACACTTGTGCTATCCTGGATATTTGCATCAATATCCTTCCAAAAGTTTGAATATACAAAAACTCTCATTTTCTTGTTTCTAACACTCAAATTACACTCATAAAAGGTTAAATTTCACTGAACAAAAGAAAGCAAGACAAATTGTGCACGTTTAGTTGGATCCATGTCAGTATTGATGCTCATCATGTAGCAGTCATGTGAACAGATGCAGATCACGATGCAAAATTTTGCTTTCTAGAACTAAGTTGAGCAATCCAATTAATGTAAATGAAGTCAATAAACAGCTTTACAGATTTTTTTCCAATCATCAAGCTTAATACCTGTACGTCATGCAAAACCATATTTAcccttatttttaattaccCAGGCCAAAATGTTTTGCCGCACACAAGTCGATACTGAGTGAAAAAAGTAACAAGGCAATTTAATAAAAGGACATGTGATGTAAAACCTATCTTCCCACCATTGAAATCTTTGTCCTCAGAAGACCctgaaaattttgtttcttttatgtcAACCCTTTCCACATCAGCACCTGAGTCCAAACTATCTTGCAACCGTTCCTTGATTTCTGGAATTGATCCACTATCCGAAAAGTCTGCAACTGCATCCGAGAACACCTCATCTTCtgatctaattattttttctccatTTCCTTCATTGCCCTTCTCTTTGTTGCCTGTCTCCAAGGATTTTGGACCTGACACAACCAAACCTCATAAAATAGATACAAATCAGCAAACCTGCTGTTTTGGAATGTAGTACTAATTTTAAAGCCTATACATAtagaaaagtaattaaaattaatctcaCTAAGTCAAGATCAGGTAGAATTACTTCATTTCCTAGTATTCCTCAGCGTCAAAGTTAGTTAGATTTACTTCATTTCCTAGTATTTCTCAGTATTAAAGTCAAAACCCTACAAATAAGAAGGAAATTAACCTGGTGTTTTGTGATCATCATCAGAAACATGTTCATCATCTGAGCCATTCAAATGGGGTTGTCCCTCGGAGGCGGACAGTTTGTAACCTTCAATGGTTCCACAGATCTTCTTATGAGCACGCCTGTGCTTGGCACTCGGATGTGGATTTGGAAATGGCCATCCACATTTGTGACACAGATGAACTCCATGACTCTCGTGCCCTTCAGCATCaaaatttccaaaataaaaaataaaaaaataagaccaTAAAAATCTTCACCTTGAGAAACTTGaaacacttgaaaaaaaaaaaagaacacagACACAACTTCCAAAACCAGACACCCCAGAAAGACAACAACTTTTCATAAGAAAAGCACCaaagtaacaaaataatataataatataataatggaATAtggaaaggaaaagagagagaagaagaggaagaagaaaggggggaaaagaggATGAGGGCAGTGACCCtttaaagagaaaatgcaaaagaaaaagcACCTGCAGTGTGAGTTCTTCTTTGATCCTGGTTATCCATTGACAATGAAAGAGAGTAAGAAAATCCAACAAGTGAAAAAcccagaggaagaagaagaatggagaGGCCAGAAAAACCAAAACTTTAGTGGAATGGAAGCAGAACAGAGGGAGGGTtggtgtatgtgtgtgtgttagaGTAAGATAAACAGAGAAGCtgcagagaaagaagagggTAATTACAATGGAAGTGGACTAGTACACTCCTGGTTTGGAAGAACagcataaaaaacaaaagggCCCGCACCCATGTGGACAACGTAAGTCACTCACTGTTCATGGGAAACACGAAACTTCCGTTTCCATCTCTATTCTCCGCTTCAAACACTTGTACACTCGTACGTCTAAAAGGGTATTTTAGTCTTCTAACGTACAACACTCAGTTCCACATGCGCTGCACGTGCCTCTGCCCGTGACGACCTTTCCACCGCTGCGGATAGTGGAAGGGTCACATGGCTGTGACGGTGGGGAGAATGACGGCCAATGAGGTTAGTGGTTGGAGTAAAATCTTTGTGATGTGTCGTGTCATTGGTACATGTAATGTAGTGTAGTGTGTACGGTCTATCCATGTAAGCGTCCAAAGCCAAGTGAGAAAGTATGTCCCCTGCGTACGTAGCAACCCCTTCTAATACTTCTAttgctatttttttgtttttgtttgtatcTGAGAAACGATGGTTACGCTGCCATTAGGTTTGGGTTTGGTGTATTTCATTACTATTTCTCACTTCTctgtatttattaaaaattgctATTCTTAATTAGGCCATGGGAGGCTTTTATTGTGAGCTCGTGCAAAATTATACTAACATGGAAGACTATAGTATAGGGTACGATTATATTCaccaaaatagaaaattttaggTTGTCCAAATTGAgatgtaatttaataaaaatggtaTAAACTACTAATGTGtttcatttatttcatcatttcTCTTCTAAGTTTCAAACCTAACCAGAGTTGTCACCACCAATCAAtgtaatttctattttaaattggaATAACACTATTCGGCAAGAGAACACGTTGatcttaaatgaaataaaacaataaaaaataattatgcaaaagtcaacaaacatatcaaattattgtaaaaaaattctgtttacttttttttaatacagaATCTTTTGTTTACTTTATAGCAATTTGTGAGAAGCATCGAAGATGGGACTAGTATTTCTTAACcaaatttcttttaagttttaatgcattctaataatttaaacgtacaaaaataattataatagaataaaaatcaaaacttttGGGACGTGGGACCATCCCCAACATATGATTGTTGATGTACGCAGATTCTGCTGTTGGACTACTCAATCGTCTCGCTTTCGAACCAACAGTATATGTATGGAGTAGTTCAGTTTGGATTCATACACATTACACAGTTCACAAATCATTATCATGCTTATTTATctgtaaagatttttttaaaataaaaataacaatattaaataataaatcatgaaATAAACTGTCATTGCAAGTTTAagatgaattaaattaattataaaggtCAACCCAATATTACAATATATCTTGAAACacattaaaaacaaacaaacttagGTGTACTGATcctaaatagaaaatattagtaataaaaaatactagttTATTCTCGTTAAGGATGCAATATATTGGTGCACCAAGAGTAGTGTAAACTTAAAGAGATTCCAAGTTATTAGAAATGGGCGGTGACGGAGACGGCCACAATAATTTGGTGAGTTAAGTGGTGCAATGGTAGGGCCCTCAACAAGTGCTGTGCTGTTGGGGATCTTGTGGGTAGAATCATCTTTGCCTAACTGTCCGAtctaagaaattttatttaaggtGGTTAGTGTCGGAGCGTGCCTTAGAAGACAATAAAGAAGTACTATAATCACATAACAACAAATATTGGTATTTTAATTGCGTTAAATGATCAAATGATAAGGGGAGAGGGACCTTTCACCTTTGTCCTTTTACTGCCGAGTTAAATGTgcattgaaaattaaagaacacaTATAATTAGAATTTATAAGTCTTAAAGCTAACTGTGAACTTTGATAAATTTTACCCATCTCTAAAAAGAGGGAGCATGGATGGGTCGGATTGGTTTATTTATGTTCTTACACGATCTGAAAATTTGTTATAATCAATTTCTTGAAGCCGACTCTGTCTTTAATCCCGTTCAAAATCTAGTCTTTTTGGGACAAAATTGAGCTACCTATCATTATAACTTATAGATCTTAACATTGTGTATAGTTAACCGAaggatgaaaaaataataaaacttaagttaaaatatgttttacaatatataattcaaaacaaaaaatagcatgttataaaaaatactatcatttaaatcaaaatattactCATACTATATATTTGTTAGAAAAACATAGACTTTCAAAAATAATCTTAGACCTTAAACTTTCGAATTTGTCCTCAAAATGCAtcaaactatatttttaaaacgTGAAATCcattcaaattaatttcttattgaGCTGGGTTAGAGGTCAAGTTTAGTCTTTGCTCATTCCTAAATTATATTATGTGTGATTATATATACATTTGagtcattgtaaattttttggtaTAAGAACTCAAGTCTtcctttgaataaaaaaaaaatgtgattgtaGGAATAACACATATATTCATGAAGGTGGCATGTGTGGAGTTGTTTTCATGTGATGCTTATCATGCTTCATTGATGTGCATAAAGTGTATACAACTTTTTATCTTTAGGCTTTGGGAGTcgataaatgaatatttttagaTCTTAAAGCGAATTTATGTGTTTAGTTAATTGAAGGACAAGTCAAACTTAGTTGGTTGTAGCCTCGTGAGCTTGTTGATTCCTTGGTCTTGGTGAAGCTCAACCTTTGTCTAACGACTTTGATTGATCGAGACATCAAGTTGGATGATTCATAGTCTCTCAAGCACAAAGCTTAAAATATATGAGAATTTGTCATATTCACATGCATTCAAACACTCATTGACCAACTAGGTCTCCAAAACACCGTGAAGATGATCAAGAGAGAGTTCGAGTATGTTAGTGCCTACTAAATAAAACAAGGGGACAATATTTTCTATGGGTTGGGTTGGGGTTGTTCTCCATAAAGAGGAATTGTTGTTTGGGGTGGGTGGGATTTAGGTTTATAGGGTTATCCTTGTTGGTGGGCTATcctaaatgcattttttttcttctttttgatttagttatttttagtataaaaatattaatggatGATTTTTAAACCGTCAAAGAGTGTAAAAGTGATGCATGTTTATACTTtaacaaaattagttttaatttgaatacaatgaCTT from Glycine soja cultivar W05 chromosome 8, ASM419377v2, whole genome shotgun sequence includes:
- the LOC114421638 gene encoding uncharacterized protein LOC114421638 isoform X1; the protein is MDNQDQRRTHTAGHESHGVHLCHKCGWPFPNPHPSAKHRRAHKKICGTIEGYKLSASEGQPHLNGSDDEHVSDDDHKTPGLVVSGPKSLETGNKEKGNEGNGEKIIRSEDEVFSDAVADFSDSGSIPEIKERLQDSLDSGADVERVDIKETKFSGSSEDKDFNAADASQLIDKSTDDSQIQNPNIFQNESVELGNMVELQGQLSGPTVDPLSSSIADLRTEVSTNVDSDVFFGLLSDSLPGKAEAMLDILPEKKIHAVENVTDCILISVAKETNLKEKDEINSAGDVIEIVESSDNVVGETCEGVSKIAVSDAISLDHQVGDGAVHLKENNGAEINSYRDVVEIVESSDKVVGEMSEEVSKIAVCDIVSLDHEVGDGAVHLKENNGAEFLSLLPPDNLPLELNSVVITNDAQGDSAYVVQFATSSDDKILPEKGEGNVNVDLLPTCDDISDEAHPQSEYGDFKDLEGVVYQNPFLQSSESLKYKGDDLKNNVTEENKFHFNANQLSEKSDILSPDMDVLDNSMKMELVNSEPTPKEVHAEQCTEVSPAQLTVESHQRSDETDASMKAMKTEKNEIHMVHFSEEHGPDDVCKNSQQISLPEDSLMASSNESQRDESFRSATSETTRAINIDSTSHHEEKITEINDVALDGKDVESNLENDIEIILKDLQPGDILQSEVKQSDDLFKSDSAGKSDAAGEMGKNEQCDIPDAQCMERPTVSDALLPKSATGHFESPAISESSDIVDDGPVNKSNGTECRNINPLPGSQKDIKEDEININIKLNEEYNKSVDTYTESRQAQDAGLLVKATEDLAREYTSLTTVPSAQPDREVSNAVPVQDQTGNNLGKLGSSRVDASVDSGSRCDSLEGNWGSVSVLSMQSDAPAVTDAETLPSTGLLASTGKSSLNNSKATPDRQQSGNSEMFEPPSFMTLVDPSQVSPKASASEVQKGQNTQHTDSTSQAAWFPTLTQVVNESQGRKKNEEIIAKVTNWSTSKEHTPLKSLLGEAAHSSKPRSPKMENSVNQKSGKVLEKNGSGLTTVNSILGPESPVAQVVKGEAAKEWNSPARYPADIKREKRKVKSRPYWIQLVCCTSVGPR
- the LOC114421638 gene encoding uncharacterized protein LOC114421638 isoform X3, translated to MDNQDQRRTHTAGHESHGVHLCHKCGWPFPNPHPSAKHRRAHKKICGTIEGYKLSASEGQPHLNGSDDEHVSDDDHKTPGPKSLETGNKEKGNEGNGEKIIRSEDEVFSDAVADFSDSGSIPEIKERLQDSLDSGADVERVDIKETKFSGSSEDKDFNAADASQLIDKSTDDSQIQNPNIFQNESVELGNMVELQGQLSGPTVDPLSSSIADLRTEVSTNVDSDVFFGLLSDSLPGKAEAMLDILPEKKIHAVENVTDCILISVAKETNLKEKDEINSAGDVIEIVESSDNVVGETCEGVSKIAVSDAISLDHQVGDGAVHLKENNGAEINSYRDVVEIVESSDKVVGEMSEEVSKIAVCDIVSLDHEVGDGAVHLKENNGAEFLSLLPPDNLPLELNSVVITNDAQGDSAYVVQFATSSDDKILPEKGEGNVNVDLLPTCDDISDEAHPQSEYGDFKDLEGVVYQNPFLQSSESLKYKGDDLKNNVTEENKFHFNANQLSEKSDILSPDMDVLDNSMKMELVNSEPTPKEVHAEQCTEVSPAQLTVESHQRSDETDASMKAMKTEKNEIHMVHFSEEHGPDDVCKNSQQISLPEDSLMASSNESQRDESFRSATSETTRAINIDSTSHHEEKITEINDVALDGKDVESNLENDIEIILKDLQPGDILQSEVKQSDDLFKSDSAGKSDAAGEMGKNEQCDIPDAQCMERPTVSDALLPKSATGHFESPAISESSDIVDDGPVNKSNGTECRNINPLPGSQKDIKEDEININIKLNEEYNKSVDTYTESRQAQDAGLLVKATEDLAREYTSLTTVPSAQPDREVSNAVPVQDQTGNNLGKLGSSRVDASVDSGSRCDSLEGNWGSVSVLSMQSDAPAVTDAETLPSTGLLASTGKSSLNNSKATPDRQQSGNSEMFEPPSFMTLVDPSQVSPKASASEVQKGQNTQHTDSTSQAAWFPTLTQVVNESQGRKKNEEIIAKVTNWSTSKEHTPLKSLLGEAAHSSKPRSPKMENSVNQKSGKVLEKNGSGLTTVNSILGPESPVAQVVKGEAAKEWNSPARYPADIKREKRKVKSRPYWIQLVCCTSVGPR
- the LOC114421638 gene encoding uncharacterized protein LOC114421638 isoform X4, with product MDNQDQRRTHTAGHESHGVHLCHKCGWPFPNPHPSAKHRRAHKKICGTIEGYKLSASEGQPHLNGSDDEHVSDDDHKTPGLVVSGPKSLETGNKEKGNEGNGEKIIRSEDEVFSDAVADFSDSGSIPEIKERLQDSLDSGADVERVDIKETKFSGSSEDKDFNAADASQLIDKSTDDSQIQNPNIFQNESVELGNMVELQGQLSGPTVDPLSSSIADLRTEVSTNVDSDVFFGLLSDSLPGKAEAMLDILPEKKIHAVENVTDCILISVAKETNLKEKDEINSAGDVIEIVESSDNVVGETCEGVSKIAVSDAISLDHQVGDGAVHLKENNGAEINSYRDVVEIVESSDKVVGEMSEEVSKIAVCDIVSLDHEVGDGAVHLKENNGAEFLSLLPPDNLPLELNSVVITNDAQGDSAYVVQFATSSDDKILPEKGEGNVNVDLLPTCDDISDEAHPQSEYGDFKDLEGVVYQNPFLQSSESLKYKGDDLKNNVTEENKFHFNANQLSEKSDILSPDMDVLDNSMKMELVNSEPTPKEVHAEQCTEVSPAQLTVESHQRSDETDASMKAMKTEKNEIHMVHFSEEHGPDDVCKNSQQISLPEDSLMASSNESQRDESFRSATSETTRAINIDSTSHHEEKITEINDVALDGKDVESNLENDIEIILKDLQPGDILQSEVKQSDDLFKSDSAGKSDAAGEMGKNEQCDIPDAQCMERPTVSDALLPKSATGHFESPAISESSDIVDDGPVNKSNGTECRNINPLPGSQKDIKEDEININIKLNEEYNKSVDTYTESRQAQDAGLLVKATEDLAREYTSLTTVPSAQPDREVSNAVPVQDQTGNNLGKLGSSRVDASVDSGSRCDSLEGNWGSVSVLSMQSDAPAVTDAETLPSTGLLASTGKSSLNNSKATPDRQQSGNSEMFEPPSFMTLVDPSQVVNESQGRKKNEEIIAKVTNWSTSKEHTPLKSLLGEAAHSSKPRSPKMENSVNQKSGKVLEKNGSGLTTVNSILGPESPVAQVVKGEAAKEWNSPARYPADIKREKRKVKSRPYWIQLVCCTSVGPR
- the LOC114421638 gene encoding uncharacterized protein LOC114421638 isoform X2; translation: MDNQDQRRTHTAGHESHGVHLCHKCGWPFPNPHPSAKHRRAHKKICGTIEGYKLSASEGQPHLNGSDDEHVSDDDHKTPGLVVSGPKSLETGNKEKGNEGNGEKIIRSEDEVFSDAVADFSDSGSIPEIKERLQDSLDSGADVERVDIKETKFSGSSEDKDFNDASQLIDKSTDDSQIQNPNIFQNESVELGNMVELQGQLSGPTVDPLSSSIADLRTEVSTNVDSDVFFGLLSDSLPGKAEAMLDILPEKKIHAVENVTDCILISVAKETNLKEKDEINSAGDVIEIVESSDNVVGETCEGVSKIAVSDAISLDHQVGDGAVHLKENNGAEINSYRDVVEIVESSDKVVGEMSEEVSKIAVCDIVSLDHEVGDGAVHLKENNGAEFLSLLPPDNLPLELNSVVITNDAQGDSAYVVQFATSSDDKILPEKGEGNVNVDLLPTCDDISDEAHPQSEYGDFKDLEGVVYQNPFLQSSESLKYKGDDLKNNVTEENKFHFNANQLSEKSDILSPDMDVLDNSMKMELVNSEPTPKEVHAEQCTEVSPAQLTVESHQRSDETDASMKAMKTEKNEIHMVHFSEEHGPDDVCKNSQQISLPEDSLMASSNESQRDESFRSATSETTRAINIDSTSHHEEKITEINDVALDGKDVESNLENDIEIILKDLQPGDILQSEVKQSDDLFKSDSAGKSDAAGEMGKNEQCDIPDAQCMERPTVSDALLPKSATGHFESPAISESSDIVDDGPVNKSNGTECRNINPLPGSQKDIKEDEININIKLNEEYNKSVDTYTESRQAQDAGLLVKATEDLAREYTSLTTVPSAQPDREVSNAVPVQDQTGNNLGKLGSSRVDASVDSGSRCDSLEGNWGSVSVLSMQSDAPAVTDAETLPSTGLLASTGKSSLNNSKATPDRQQSGNSEMFEPPSFMTLVDPSQVSPKASASEVQKGQNTQHTDSTSQAAWFPTLTQVVNESQGRKKNEEIIAKVTNWSTSKEHTPLKSLLGEAAHSSKPRSPKMENSVNQKSGKVLEKNGSGLTTVNSILGPESPVAQVVKGEAAKEWNSPARYPADIKREKRKVKSRPYWIQLVCCTSVGPR